AAAATAAACTGGGAAGAATTTACCACCTGCGTTGCCACTACCTCCAGAGTTGGCTTTCTTCGCCTTCAGCTCCTTATAGCTGGCGGCTTGACGTCCGGGAGGCAGGGAGTGGAGTTCTGGGTGATCTGGGTTCTCATGTTTTTGACCTGGTCGAGTTTCTCACCGGATCAAAAATTCTGCGGGTTAAGGCTTACGCCAGGACTTTCGTTTCCGAAAGGAAGGACCCTGTTTCGGGAGAGAAAAAGAAGGTTACTGTGGACGATGCGGTAAGTGTATGGGGTGAAGTGGAAGGGGGAGCCTTTTTGACTGCGGAAATGTCCCGCTGTGCAACGGGTCGGGGTAATGCCCTGACTGTGGAGGTAAACGGTGAGCAGGGTGGCTTCCTGGTTGATGTTGAAAAACCCCAGGAAATTCTCGCCTGTCCGGCATTGATGACTGAATATACCTACTTTCGGAGCAATTTTGCTCTCTTTCCATGTCCGCCTCATTTTGGCTCTTTCGATCATTACTATTTTCAGACCGAAGCTTTTGTGAGAGCCCTGCGGGGAGAAGTGGTTGAAATCCCATCTTTTGGAGATGGTTTCCGCAATCAGGCAATCCTTGATCGCTGTATAGCTTCAATTTCTGAGGGTACCTGGCAGGAATGTTGAGGTAATTTTGTGATTTCTCAGAATCTGCGGGCGTGAGAAGGTATCGTTTAAGCATATTTGTCAGGGGATTGCGTGAACCCGTTGTATAATTAGGCAAGGAACTCCCTGATGCATCGTATTGCTGTTGAGGTGGGCGCATCAGGCTGTTTATGGGCTCATGGGTGTTGTTTGAGCTTGGGCAAGTAGGAAACTCTTATTACAAAGAATAATTCAGCCTGGCGAAAAGATTGGCGTGGTTTGGTGATAATTGGGGTACGTATTTGGATGGAGATTCAAAAGGCTTGGGGGGAAGATTGATGAGTATATTTGATTCATATTCGATGGAATATGATGAATGGTACGACAAAAATAGATTAGCTTATTTATCCGAAATAGAGGCATTGAAACAGGTAGTTCCCAGGGGAGGCAAAGGACTTGAGATTGGTGTTGGCACCGGAAGG
This portion of the Thermatribacter velox genome encodes:
- a CDS encoding Gfo/Idh/MocA family protein gives rise to the protein MSSKNIKVGIIGFGGIGERHFLSLRHFAPDVQVEAVCDPDEARLEKAKREYQVPHLTTSADEIFALPLQALIIATPNATHYPLVKRALLSEKHVLCEKPFTMNAEEAKELYRLAKERNLVNMVAFSYRFVPAVRMLRDILRKNKLGRIYHLRCHYLQSWLSSPSAPYSWRLDVREAGSGVLGDLGSHVFDLVEFLTGSKILRVKAYARTFVSERKDPVSGEKKKVTVDDAVSVWGEVEGGAFLTAEMSRCATGRGNALTVEVNGEQGGFLVDVEKPQEILACPALMTEYTYFRSNFALFPCPPHFGSFDHYYFQTEAFVRALRGEVVEIPSFGDGFRNQAILDRCIASISEGTWQEC